The following is a genomic window from Clostridium sp..
CTCATAAGGGAGAAAATGGATATATATATGTTTCCCTAAAAAAGAAAAACAAAACTAGAACATTTACAGTGCATAGACTAGTAGCAATCTATTTTGTTTCAAATTTATTAAATTTGCCTATTGTTAATCACAAAGATGAAAATAAAGAAAATAATAAGGCTGAAAACCTTGAATGGTGTACCTATAAATACAATAATTCATATGGAACTAAAATAGCAAGAGGAATGGAAAATAGAGATAACTCTTATATTGCAGCCCGAAATAAAAGAGTGCTTAGTAAAAAAGTATTTCAATATAATTTTGACGATAATTTAATAAAAATATGGGCAAGTACTAGGGAATGTCAAAGAAATGGTTTTAGTCAAAGTTGCGTTGCGGCATGTTGCAGGGGCGAATATAAGCAGCATAAAGGATATAAATGGGCTTATGAAAGAAGGGATAATATTGCATTATAAATTTACTAATAAAGAAATAGGCGAAATATTAAACAACATAGTAATTTTAGTAGATTCCAGAGAACAGGCA
Proteins encoded in this region:
- a CDS encoding NUMOD4 domain-containing protein, which gives rise to MQIHYKFSDMEIWKDIRGYEGYYQISNKGRIRSLNRAIVDNRGIKFNKKGKLLSTHKGENGYIYVSLKKKNKTRTFTVHRLVAIYFVSNLLNLPIVNHKDENKENNKAENLEWCTYKYNNSYGTKIARGMENRDNSYIAARNKRVLSKKVFQYNFDDNLIKIWASTRECQRNGFSQSCVAACCRGEYKQHKGYKWAYERRDNIAL